CCTGATGATATCAAGGGCCCCCATTTCGGTCATGAAAAACCACATTTCTTCGAAACTGTCCCAGGTGAAAAGTTGACCATTAAGATGTCCGGCAACTGGAATTTTGCCGATCCAATAGGCCGGCCAGATCAGTGCGATTTCAAAAATACCGCGACCGACGGCTTGAAGGACTTCCCCGGTGGGCACCATCGACCCTGACGGCATGGGGGTTATCTTTATTTCTCCGTTGCTTGCCTCTTTGACCCGTTTGGCATAGCCTTCATAAACCGGCTTGTAATAACCAACGCCTGTGGGCCAGTGCGTCTGCATGCGCCAGGACACTTTGTCTCCGGCTCTAGCCTGTCCTGGAACCATCGCGGCAGCGCCAATGGCGGCTGCCGAAACGCCGGTCTTGATCATTTCTCTGCGGGTTAAACCATTTTTCATTTTTCGCCTCCTTGTGTCCTTTTCCTAATGGAAATGTTTTTTCCGAGCGGCATTCGATCCCGCGATGTGCCTAAAGCCGCCGTTCTGGGGCATCCCGTCCAATACAAGGCCGGGGAGAAAACATTGCATCAAGAACTTTGGGGAGCGGCCATTTTTTGGAAAAGTTTCTTTCCTCTGGCGGCCTGTTCCTGATTGAGCTGCTCAAAAAGACCATCTTCAGGAGGGCGTACCTGGAAACCGATTTCGTTTTCCAGCCGGCCTCCGTCGACCAGATGGGGATAGGGCCATCTGTTCGCCTCCTCGTTGAAGCTTATCCGAGCATCTGGAACGTAGTTTTTGATGATTTGGGCAAAATCTGCGGGCGTTGCGGTTGTCCCTCCGGAATTGTAGACCCTATGCTCTAGCTTTTCTTTGGTCGCTAACCGCAAGAGCTGCTCGGCCACATCGTCGACATAGATGAAATTGGCCAATTGATCCGAACGCAGTCCGATTTTGACCGGTTCACCTTTAACTGCCGCTGCCACCATCTGGCTGGTCCATGCCGTCACGCCTCTGGCTTCCCGGCCGCTACCGTAAACTGCAGAAATACGAACACTGGGAATCTCCAAACCGTATTTGGCTTCGAATTTAGCTGCCATAAACTCGTTCAGATATTTGGTGGATCCATATATGGATCCGCTTCGCATAAGCAACTCATCCTCTGTCACCGGCCTTTCTCCGTACATGTCAGCTGTGGCGTATGCGGCGATGGAGCTGCAAAATATCAACCTTTTCACTCCATTCAAACGGGCCGCCTCATAAAGATTGTTCGTGCCGAGAACGTTTACCTGGATGGCCCAATGCGGGTTTGCCTCTCCCTCGGCCGTAAGGGCATAAGCCACGTGTACAATGACAGGTGCTCGTGCTTGATGAACGGCTCTGGCTGCATCTGAAAAATCGCGCAAATCGCCTGCAATGGACTCGATTTGACCGTCCAACTCGCTATCGAGCCTTGGCCGCCTCGATAGCACTACGGGCTGATGGCCGGCCTGCAGCAATTTCTGAACCAATCGCGCGCCTATGAAACCAGCCCCCCCGGTAACGAGTACTCTCATGCGAATGCTCCTTTCATTTCACCCTCTATCTTTCCTGATTGTGAATCTAATTGGTTACTAGAATCTTCGGCAGGAAAAGTATGATATCCGGAAAAAGAATCATAATAATCGTACACACAAGCATGATTGCGATAAATGGCAATACACTTTTATAGATCAACTTCATTTCGGCTTCAGGCGCCAGAGATTTGATGTAGAAAAGATTATATCCAAATGGCGGCGTAAGGTAACCCATGCATAAATTGATTTGGAAAATGACGCCGAACCAAATGGGGTCGAATTTTAGCTCAAGGATGATCGGATAAAAAATGGGAAGGCAGAGTAAAATGATTCCCATCGGGTCGAGGAACATGCCCAGAATGAAGACAAAAAGGTTCATCATAATGAAAAGCATCCATGGATTCATTTCCGTGCCGGAAAGAAGATCCTGGACGAAATATACACCACCACCTCCACTGTAAACGGCTACAAATCCGCTTGCGCCGAACATGATCCAAAGAACCATTCCTGTGATTGTCGCGGTCGAATAACTGACTTCCTTTATAAACTTCCAGTTGAATTCCCCTCGTATAATAACAGCAAGCACCACAGCGATTGCCCCCACTGAGGCTGCTTCGGTTGGGGTTGCGATTCCCAGAAATATGGTACCAAGGATGGCTATCATAATCAAAATTGGAAGTATGACCGCGGCCAGCGACCTGATCTTGCGTCGGAAACTTACCGCCTCATCAAGGGCGGGACAGGCTTCTGGCTTTATCCATGCGAGTACCAAAATATACAAGATAAAGCCCAGTAGAATAAACAAGCCGGCAGTCAAACCTCCAGCAAACAACTTGCCGATGCTCTGCCCTGTCATCATTCCGATCACGATGAGTGTGATACTTGGCGGAATCAAAATGCCCAACGTGCCGGCAGAGCCTATCGTTCCGAATATGATGCTGTCTTGGTAACCTTTTTGGCGCATCGGAGGTATGCCCACAAGTCCCGTAGTCACGGTTGAAGCCGAGCAGTTGCCGGTCATGGCGGAAAGAGCGGCAGCAAATCCACAAGAACCAACCGCCAGGCCACCTCGCAGGGACCCCGACCAGAGATAGAACGTCTCGTACATATCTTCCGCTATTTTGGATTTTGATAAGGCGACCCCGATGAAAATAAACAAAGGCACCGCCGCCAGAAGCAGCATCCACATGTAATTAAAAACGCCAGCTACGATCGGCATTAAGCCTCCGGGCCCCCACATGATAAGCGCCGATATCACTGCGATGCCACCCATGGCAAATCCTAAAGAAACCCCCAACATGATGGCCAAAACCAAGCCGCCGAACATTCCAATCGTCAGTAAGACTTCATGGCTCATTCCTGTTCCCCCCTCCTAAACTCGGCAACTGTTTGAATTGCAGATCCGATAGCCTGAAGAAAAATGAGGATGGCGCCAAAAAGAAGCATAAATTTGATCGGATAAACCGGATGGGCCAACACCATTTCATCAACCTCGCGCACGCTCCAGGAATCGAGAAAAAAAAGCCATCCTTCCCTGATTAGGACCCCGGCCCAGAGAATCAGAAAGCTGTAGTTGACCAGATCGAAAACTTTTCGCACCCTGAAGGAAAACTGGCTGGTAATCAAATCCACACGCACATGACCGCCGCGCAGAAGAGTGAAAGCACCAACCATTATAAAATAGGTTCCGAAAATACGCTGAGAATATCCATGCGCCCATACGGTGGGTGCGTTGAACCAATACCGTGCCACGACTTCCCACGACAACATGATCGCGCCTATCCAAACAAGGTAGGAAACAATTTTGCCCGACCATTCGCTGATGCTTTCGATCACATTGAGCAAATTTCTCATCTGATGATTCCATTCAAGGTAAAATGTTTTATTATTATTTTTGTTCTCCGTCCGCCATCAGTTTCATTCAACTTCTGGGAGGATCGCCCGGTGGAACAAGTTCCCTTAGCCGAGCCTTGATTACCTTTCCGCCTGGATTACGGGGCAATTCCTTTACAAAAGAAACAGAAGCAGGCACTTTGTAGTCGGCTATAAGATTCCGGCATGTTCGGATAATTTCTTCCTGTGTGGGATTTCTGCCGGGGGCTGGCACGACGAACGCATGCACTACCTCTCCGAAAATGCTGTGACTTCGTGGAACCACCGCCGTTTCCAAAACGTCAGGATTAGCTAAAATCGCGCTTTCCACTTCTATTGAGTATACGTTTTCGCCTCCCCGGTTAATCATGTCCTTTTTTCGGTCAGCTATGTAAACAAATCCCTCATCATCAATTCTTGCGAAGTCACCGGTGCGCAACCATCCATCGGCCAAATTGGCGGCGGTCGCCTCGGGTTTGTTCCAATAACTGCGAACAACATTGGGACCTTTGATCCAGAGTTCTCCAATTGAACCGCAGGGAAGATCGTTTCCCGAAAAATCAACCACACGAAGCTGAATCCCGCTGACTGGCAACCCTACTGAAGCCCCTTTACGGTCAGTGTCACATGCAGGCATGCAGGTAGCCAGTGAACTGGTTTCTGTAAGGCCATAGGCATTGAACAGATCAACCCCCAGCTTCTTTCGCAGCGCGTTGATTGTTTCCGTATCCATGGGAGCCCCGCCGTAACTCAGATCGCGAAGAGCTGAAAGGTCAGCTTTTTCCACACTTGGATGAACAAGCATGAGTTTATAAACGGTCGGAACCGTGATCATGGTGGTAACTTTGTGACGGGCGAGTAGTTCAATCATTCCGCCGGTATCGTAGGCCCTCATGATTACGGTTGTCCCGCCGGTATAAAAGAAGGCGACCAATTGCGTATTTAAACCAGTGACATGGAATAGAGGAACTACAATCAAAGTGGTATCCCGTTCCCTGTACCCCATGTGTGCCCCAGCATTGCGTGCATTGGTAAAAACGTTGCGATGGCTCATGACCGCGCCTTTGGGAAGACCAGTGGTGCCAGAAGTGTACATGATGCAGGCCGGTTCGTCGGAGCCGAATCGGATCGACTCGGCAGAACTTGCGAGCGGTGCTTCGACAATCTCGGCAAAGAAAAGTGCCCCTTCTTTGGGAGCTTCACCGGCGTAAATGAGATCGGGCGTGATTTTAAGCTCATTTTTAAACTGACGAAAGGTTTCCCAGAACTGATAACCTAGGATTATTGCCCGGGGGGCCGCATCGTTGACAATGTAGACGAACTCTTTAGGAGAAAGACGATTGTTCAAAGGAACCACAATTGCCCCTAACCGGAGAATTGCAAAATAGGCGACGCAAAATTCGATACAGTTGGGTAACAATAGGGCGACTCGGTCGCCACGGTCGATTCCCATTTCGGAGAGCCTGGTGGATAGGTTCGTTACCTGGGACAGGACATGCCCAAAACTCATCTCCTGGTCACCTTCTATGAGCGCTGTCTTATCTGGCAGACGGGCCGCCGTATATTCGAGAATTTCGTGTACCAGCATCGAATATGCCTCCCGATTGTTTGATCCAGATGGGTTTTTTACCTATCTGAAAAACTCGAACTATCAGAATTTTTGTATTTTTTTAAAAACTTCTCTGCATTGGAGAAGGGGCAGAGATTACACAAGGCTCAACCCCATCGTGGGTTCGGCGGACCGAAGTTTGGAATCATTCAAGTGTTCATCGATACCTGCAAGATAACGCGCTAGGTTTTTTTTGTCCTCGAAATCGTAATCCATACCAAGGGAGATGGTTTCCATAATCGGACTGCCGCCACCGTGAACACCGGCGATTTTATACCAGGCCGACATACTGGATGCCCCCAGATCTTCTACAAATTTCCATACCTTAAGGGATTCTTCCGGTGTGAGTTTAGCATTGCGGACAATGAATTTCTTCAATTCATCAACATTTTCACCCCTTTTGAAATCATCGTGGAAAGGCATCGTAACCGAAATGCCTCCGGCAATTTCTGTCAGGATGTTGTATTCATGGTAAATCAGTTCTCCTGTCAGGCGCCTTCCGACATTGGCATAAACTTCGTTAGGGAAAAAAACTCCACTTGCTGTAAGGGTTCCATACAAGGCTGCGGCAATGCCGGCGGAATAGGCCAAAGCCGCTGCACTGGCGAATTCCGTCAATTTTTCCTTTACATGCGAGGCTTTCGCGATGTTGTTGGCCTCGGCCGCCAGCATAGTGGCCCCACAGAGAATGTCGGATACGGCCGGCTTGCATCCACAGTAGCTGTGTCTATGGGAATTCGCAAAGAGCAGGGCCATCCGTCGGCCGAATTCCCACTCTCCGCACATGAAGACTCTCTCCTTCGGTACGAAGACATCATCGAAAATGATGACCGAATCTGAAACACCCAGTCGGCAGAAGGGAGAAGCATCCTGATCGTTGTTGTCCCGAAGCCAAACCGGGCGTGTGATGATCCTAACCCCCTCGGTGTCAGGCGGAATGACGAAAGCTACGGCATAGTCGCGGTCTTCCTCGGTCAAGGCACGTGTTGGGACCACCGCCATCTCTTCAGCATAAGCAACGGTCGTGATCGACATTTTATAGCCACGAACCACGATGCCATCATTTCGTCGTTCCACAACATGCACGTAGTGATCGGGATTATCCTGCTGAGAGGGCCGCTTCAGCCGATCTCCCTTACTATCTGTCTGGGCACAGCAGCCTGCGACATCGTTTTTCTGGTAGTGACGCAGAAATTCTAAAAATCGGGTATGGTAATCGGTTCCTTTGGCTGCATCAATTTCCTTGGTGCAAACCGCCAGGGCGGTGATGCCGTCCTGACCCATGCACCTTTGGATACAGCCCCCGGCCCTTCTCGCGGCCAGGTGAATCAATTTCTGCTTCTGCATCAGCTCATAGGGATTCGACGGGAGCAGGCTGAACCGGTTTACCTCCTCATTGATCAGAGGGGAATGGGCTGTCGCCAGTCCCTTCCACTCCGGGTTCTGCGCCAGGTCGAAGACAAGATCATAAACCCGAACGCCGGGGCGAATCCTCGGATCTTCACGCCCAACTTTTTCGCCGCCTATATAAATATTGGGGCGCATTGCCGATAGTTTTTCATGGTACTGCTCTTTGGTTCTCAGCATAATTCCAAAACTCCTTGTAATGGTTG
This Desulfatitalea tepidiphila DNA region includes the following protein-coding sequences:
- a CDS encoding TRAP transporter large permease — protein: MSHEVLLTIGMFGGLVLAIMLGVSLGFAMGGIAVISALIMWGPGGLMPIVAGVFNYMWMLLLAAVPLFIFIGVALSKSKIAEDMYETFYLWSGSLRGGLAVGSCGFAAALSAMTGNCSASTVTTGLVGIPPMRQKGYQDSIIFGTIGSAGTLGILIPPSITLIVIGMMTGQSIGKLFAGGLTAGLFILLGFILYILVLAWIKPEACPALDEAVSFRRKIRSLAAVILPILIMIAILGTIFLGIATPTEAASVGAIAVVLAVIIRGEFNWKFIKEVSYSTATITGMVLWIMFGASGFVAVYSGGGGVYFVQDLLSGTEMNPWMLFIMMNLFVFILGMFLDPMGIILLCLPIFYPIILELKFDPIWFGVIFQINLCMGYLTPPFGYNLFYIKSLAPEAEMKLIYKSVLPFIAIMLVCTIIMILFPDIILFLPKILVTN
- a CDS encoding NAD-dependent epimerase/dehydratase family protein, with the protein product MRVLVTGGAGFIGARLVQKLLQAGHQPVVLSRRPRLDSELDGQIESIAGDLRDFSDAARAVHQARAPVIVHVAYALTAEGEANPHWAIQVNVLGTNNLYEAARLNGVKRLIFCSSIAAYATADMYGERPVTEDELLMRSGSIYGSTKYLNEFMAAKFEAKYGLEIPSVRISAVYGSGREARGVTAWTSQMVAAAVKGEPVKIGLRSDQLANFIYVDDVAEQLLRLATKEKLEHRVYNSGGTTATPADFAQIIKNYVPDARISFNEEANRWPYPHLVDGGRLENEIGFQVRPPEDGLFEQLNQEQAARGKKLFQKMAAPQSS
- a CDS encoding 4-hydroxyphenylacetate 3-hydroxylase N-terminal domain-containing protein → MLRTKEQYHEKLSAMRPNIYIGGEKVGREDPRIRPGVRVYDLVFDLAQNPEWKGLATAHSPLINEEVNRFSLLPSNPYELMQKQKLIHLAARRAGGCIQRCMGQDGITALAVCTKEIDAAKGTDYHTRFLEFLRHYQKNDVAGCCAQTDSKGDRLKRPSQQDNPDHYVHVVERRNDGIVVRGYKMSITTVAYAEEMAVVPTRALTEEDRDYAVAFVIPPDTEGVRIITRPVWLRDNNDQDASPFCRLGVSDSVIIFDDVFVPKERVFMCGEWEFGRRMALLFANSHRHSYCGCKPAVSDILCGATMLAAEANNIAKASHVKEKLTEFASAAALAYSAGIAAALYGTLTASGVFFPNEVYANVGRRLTGELIYHEYNILTEIAGGISVTMPFHDDFKRGENVDELKKFIVRNAKLTPEESLKVWKFVEDLGASSMSAWYKIAGVHGGGSPIMETISLGMDYDFEDKKNLARYLAGIDEHLNDSKLRSAEPTMGLSLV
- a CDS encoding TRAP transporter small permease subunit; this encodes MRNLLNVIESISEWSGKIVSYLVWIGAIMLSWEVVARYWFNAPTVWAHGYSQRIFGTYFIMVGAFTLLRGGHVRVDLITSQFSFRVRKVFDLVNYSFLILWAGVLIREGWLFFLDSWSVREVDEMVLAHPVYPIKFMLLFGAILIFLQAIGSAIQTVAEFRRGEQE
- a CDS encoding class I adenylate-forming enzyme family protein, which translates into the protein MLVHEILEYTAARLPDKTALIEGDQEMSFGHVLSQVTNLSTRLSEMGIDRGDRVALLLPNCIEFCVAYFAILRLGAIVVPLNNRLSPKEFVYIVNDAAPRAIILGYQFWETFRQFKNELKITPDLIYAGEAPKEGALFFAEIVEAPLASSAESIRFGSDEPACIMYTSGTTGLPKGAVMSHRNVFTNARNAGAHMGYRERDTTLIVVPLFHVTGLNTQLVAFFYTGGTTVIMRAYDTGGMIELLARHKVTTMITVPTVYKLMLVHPSVEKADLSALRDLSYGGAPMDTETINALRKKLGVDLFNAYGLTETSSLATCMPACDTDRKGASVGLPVSGIQLRVVDFSGNDLPCGSIGELWIKGPNVVRSYWNKPEATAANLADGWLRTGDFARIDDEGFVYIADRKKDMINRGGENVYSIEVESAILANPDVLETAVVPRSHSIFGEVVHAFVVPAPGRNPTQEEIIRTCRNLIADYKVPASVSFVKELPRNPGGKVIKARLRELVPPGDPPRS